One genomic segment of Accipiter gentilis chromosome 29, bAccGen1.1, whole genome shotgun sequence includes these proteins:
- the TFEB gene encoding transcription factor EB: MASRIGLRMELMKQQAQQEAERERVQQQMMMNYMQQQRMPVASTPAINTPVHYQSPPPVPGEVLKVQSYLENPTTYHLQKSRDKKVQAYLSETYGNKFAAHVSPVNHSPKPPPAASPGVRPSHVMSSSAGNSAPNSPMAMLNIGSNPEREFDEVIDDIMRLDDVLGYMNPEVHMPNTLPMSSSHMNVYSGDPQVTASLVGVTSSSCPADLTQKRELTDAESRALAKERQKKDNHNLIERRRRFNINDRIKELGMLIPKANDLDVRWNKGTILKASVDYIKRMQKDLQRSRDLENHSRRLEMTNKQLLLRIQELEMQARVHGLPTSSPSGVNVAELAQQVVKQEASGDEGTLEPLLPPPDPESQLQPALPPPPQSPYHQLDFTHSLSFDDGSRGFPDSLEPSHSASFPSLSKKELDLMLMQDTMLPLASDPLFSAMSPEASKASSRRSSFSMEDADML, translated from the exons ATGGCGTCCCGCATCGGCCTGCGGATGGAGCTGATGAAGCAGCAAGCGCAGCAGGAGGCCGAGAGGGAACGGGTGCAGCAGCAGATGATGATGAACTACATGCAGCAGCAGCGGATGCCGGTGGCCTCCACCCCGGCCATCAACACCCCCGTCCACTACCAGTCCCCACCGCCTGTGCCCGGAGAGGTCCTCAAG GTTCAGTCCTACCTGGAGAACCCCACCACGTACCACCTCCAGAAGTCACGGGACAAGAAGGTTCAGGCTTATCTCTCCGAAACCTACGGGAACAAGTTTGCTGCCCACGTCAGCCCCGTCAACCACTCGCCCAAGCCACCCCCCGCCGCGTCCCCCGGCGTCCGACCCAGCCACGTCATGTCCTCCTCGGCGGGCAACAGCGCGCCCAACAGCCCCATGGCCATGCTCAACATCGGCTCCAACCCCGAGCGGGAG TTTGATGAGGTCATCGATGACATCATGCGCCTGGATGACGTTTTGGGCTATATGAACCCCGAAGTCCACATGCCCAACACA CTGCCGATGTCCAGCAGTCACATGAATGTCTATAGCGGGGACCCCCAGGTGACGGCCTCTCTCGTAGGTGtcaccagcagctcctgccccgcCGACCTCAcccagaagagagagctgacAG ATGCTGAGAGCCGAGCTCTGGCAAAAGAGCGCCAGAAGAAAGACAATCACAACCTGA TCGAGAGACGACGAAGGTTTAACATCAACGACCGCATCAAAGAGTTGGGGATGCTGATCCCCAAAGCCAACGACCT GGACGTGCGCTGGAACAAAGGGACAATCCTGAAGGCATCTGTGGACTACATCAAGAGGATGCAGAAGGACTTGCAGAGGTCACGAGACCTGGAGAATCACTCACGGCGTCTGGAGATGACGAATAAGCAGCTGCTGCTCCGCATCCAG GAGCTGGAGATGCAGGCGCGCGTCCACGGGCTGCCCACCTCCTCGCCCTCGGGCGTCAACGTGGCCGAGCTGGCTCAGCAGGTGGTCAAGCAAGAAGCCAGCGGGGACGAGGGGACACTGGAGCCGCTGCTGCCGCCCCCGGACCCCGAATCGCAGCTACAGCCGGCGCTGCCTCCACCACCCCAGTCTCCCTACCATCAGCTGGACTTTACCCACAGCCTGAGCTTCGACGATGGCTCCCGGGGCTTCCCGGACAGCCTGGAGCCCAGCCACAGTGCTTCCTTCCCATCCCTATCCAAGAAGGAGCTGGACTTGATGTTGATGCAGGACACCATGCTGCCCCTGGCCTCCGACCCCTTGTTCTCGGCCATGTCCCCGGAGGCCTCCAAGGCCAGCAGTCGCCGGAGCAGCTTCAGCATGGAGGATGCAGACATGCTGTGA